In Rodentibacter haemolyticus, the DNA window CGATTCATTTAAGAGTGACGCACCAACCAACATATTTTTTTCTTCGGAAATCAGGGCGTGAATATCTTGTAAAATTCCCTTCAATTCGACTGCACTTTTACTCAAGTTTAGATAAGTTAATGCGCCTTGATGTGAATAGTCTTCCATTTGGCTTAGGGCGGTCAGATTCATTTGAGCGGGTAGCCATTGGATACAATCGGACACCAGCGGGCGTTTTCCCCCCTCCTTTTGTAAGGCATAAATTTTTAAATGTGAAGAGAATTGACGGAATGCAAAACGTTCTTCGTTTAACACCCGCCCGATAGCAATAATTTCACCGTAAATCAGCTCGCTATTCTCTCGCATTTCTATTGTGGTTTTTTGTTTGAATGCCGAATCTTTATGTAGAACTAAAGGGTGAGGCAAATAAAACAAACGGCTTTGTTCGGCAAGCTGAATGCGGGTGATTTGCTCGGCACTATCACCTTCATTCATTGCTTGTACACGGGTAAAGGCTTGCGTATTAAGCGAAAGTGTGGTCGATTTTGCCAAAGAAATTTGAATATCCAACAGATCGCCCGCTAACACACCGGGAGAGGAGGACATCTGCATCGCATTTAATCCGTTCAACCAAGGGGAGGAATAATTCGGCAAAGTCATCACTTTAAAGGGTGGCGTTGCAAAGTATTCCGCAAGTTGGGTTGTGCCATTGGAAGAAAGTTTTGTGGAAAGTTTGAGTTTGCTGTTCATTAGCGCACCAAACTTGTTGGATCATCAATATTTTTCAACAAAGCGTATTTTTCAATCCAGCCGATAACACCGTCTAAATTTTCGTTTTTCATCAAATTGGTAAAAATAAACGGCTGACCGTTACGCATACGGCGTGCGTCTCGCTCCATTACGCTTAAATCCGCGCCAACAAATGGTGCAAGATCGGTCTTGTTGATCACAAGCAAATCTGAACGGGTAATGCCCGGCCCGCCTTTACGTGGAATTTTCTCACCTTGTGCTACATCAATCACGAAAATAGTGACATCCGCCAAATCAGGGCTGAACGTTGCTGATAAGTTATCC includes these proteins:
- a CDS encoding urease accessory protein UreD, which translates into the protein MNSKLKLSTKLSSNGTTQLAEYFATPPFKVMTLPNYSSPWLNGLNAMQMSSSPGVLAGDLLDIQISLAKSTTLSLNTQAFTRVQAMNEGDSAEQITRIQLAEQSRLFYLPHPLVLHKDSAFKQKTTIEMRENSELIYGEIIAIGRVLNEERFAFRQFSSHLKIYALQKEGGKRPLVSDCIQWLPAQMNLTALSQMEDYSHQGALTYLNLSKSAVELKGILQDIHALISEEKNMLVGASLLNESGIMVRVLGYRAEQIQALFQTLAEHFQATSE
- the ureG gene encoding urease accessory protein UreG; its protein translation is MRNYIKIGVAGPVGAGKTALIERLTREIASRYSVAVITNDIYTQEDAEFLTQNSLLPPERIMGVETGGCPHTAIREDASMNLEAVDEMVARFPDVEIVFIESGGDNLSATFSPDLADVTIFVIDVAQGEKIPRKGGPGITRSDLLVINKTDLAPFVGADLSVMERDARRMRNGQPFIFTNLMKNENLDGVIGWIEKYALLKNIDDPTSLVR